A genomic region of Trifolium pratense cultivar HEN17-A07 linkage group LG3, ARS_RC_1.1, whole genome shotgun sequence contains the following coding sequences:
- the LOC123914092 gene encoding flowering time control protein FPA: MPLPAKPTRPLHETGRDSDESSTPSNNLWVGNLTPDVRDSDLMDLFAQYGALDSVTSYSARSYAFVFFKRIEDAKAAKNALQGFSFRGNSLKIEFARPARPCKQLWVGGISPAVTKEDLEADFRKFGKIEDYKFIRERNTACVEFFNLDDAIQAMKIMNGKRIGGENIRVDFLRSNSTKKEQLLDYGQFQGKSSGPTDSYSGQKRPLNSQPLMGRKGDGQPSNILWIGYPPNVQIDEQMLHNAMILFGEIERIKSFPSRNYSFVEFRSVDEARRAKEGLQGRLFNDPRITINFSNGDQAHGKDYPGFYPGSNGPRPDLFLNEHSYRPLQMDLFGHNRPMVPNNFPGHLPTGGIVGPNIQMRPFGPQSGHESIVSGPEFNENSTIHKFQDGSSANKNGPNWKRPSPPAPGLLSSPVPGARLPARSASGAWDVLDINHNPRDSKRSRIDGALPNDDPYGGRGILGPAKGVPGSVQPGGLDHIWRGLIAKGGTPVCRARCVPVGKGIGTELPEVVDCSARTGLDTLEKHYAEAIDFEIVFFLPDSEEDFASYTEFLRYLGAKYRAGVAKFIDGTTLFLVPPSDFLTKVLKVTGPERLYGVVLKFAPVPSGAPVHQPPHLPAPSNQYMQQRPPSQAEYDMNPAKEEQVLPMDYNRMLHEDSKLPAKQVYPPTGGPPSVQAAAPDYAPNTAASGSQSRVALTPELIATLATFLPTNAQSSATDGAMSAVGSSTAKPPFPHVAPNDANQSQLWKQDHQIADQSIHPPQQFRNMYNSHNAHYQPYPPASAPGHTAQVFSGSSHIQDNAVSQQQQGVVSSRHMSNFVTPNQSGQVAASSHFSHQYQADVPPNTQKGYGVVPGSDSSVLYNSQAFQQPNSNSQLFQQPNNSIALSSQVNSANPQHQPAMQYAADQINSNPHIQQNPAFGAAQGTPELDSDKNQRYQSTLQFAANLLLQIQQQQQQQTQGGHQQ; encoded by the exons ATGCCGCTTCCTGCGAAACCAACGAGGCCACTACATGAAACCGGCAGAGATTCAGATGAATCGTCGACCCCTTCAAACAACCTATGGGTTGGAAATCTAACGCCGGACGTTAGAGATTCCGATCTGATGGATCTATTCGCTCAATACGGCGCTCTCGATAGCGTTACCTCTTATTCCGCTCGCAGTTACGCTTTCGTGTTCTTCAAACGTATCGAAGATGCAAAAGCCGCTAAAAACGCTCTTCAAGGATTCTCTTTTCGAGGCAATtcattgaaaattgaatttgCTAGACCG GCAAGGCCATGTAAACAACTTTGGGTCGGTGGCATTAGCCCAGCTGTTACAAAGGAAGACTTGGAAGCTGACTTCCGTAAATTTGGTAAAATTGAGGATTACAAGTTCATCAGAGAAAGAAATACTGCATGTGTTGAATTTTTCAATTTGGACGATGCTATTCAGGCAATGAAAATCATGAATGGAAAACGTATCGGTGGGGAAAATATTCGTGTCGACTTCCTCCGGTCAAATTCTACAAAAAAA GAACAATTGCTTGATTATGGGCAGTTTCAAGGAAAAAGCTCGGGGCCTACTGATTCCTATTCTGGACAAAAAAGGCCACTG AATTCACAGCCTCTAATGGGGAGGAAGGGTGATGGTCAACCCAGTAATATTTTGTGGATCGGTTATCCTCCCAATGTTCAGATTGATGAGCAAATGCTCCACAATGCCATGATTCTATTTGGTGAAATTGAGAGAATAAAGAGTTTTCCTTCAAGGAATTATTCATTTGTTGAATTTAGAAGTGTTGATGAAGCCCGACGTGCAAAAGAGGGCCTTCAAGGACGCCTCTTCAATGATCCTCGCATaacaattaatttttcaaacGGTGACCAGGCGCATGGCAAAGATTACCCTGGCTTTTATCCTGGAAGTAATGGGCCAAGACCTGATTTATTCCTAAATGAGCACTCATATCGACCGTTACAAATGGATTTATTCGGTCATAATCGTCCTATGGTTCCGAATAATTTTCCTGGCCATTTGCCAACTGGCGGTATTGTTGGTCCAAACATACAAATGCGGCCTTTTGGTCCTCAAAGTGGTCATGAATCTATTGTTTCTGGCCCTGAGTTTAATGAGAATAGTACAATACACAAATTTCAGGATGGTAGCTCGGCAAATAAGAATGGTCCAAACTGGAAAAGACCATCTCCTCCTGCACCAGGGTTGCTTTCTTCTCCTGTACCAGGTGCTAGGCTTCCTGCAAGATCAGCCTCTGGTGCATGGGATGTACTTGACATAAACCATAACCCTAGAGATTCTAAGCGCTCTAGGATAGATGGTGCATTACCTAATGATGATCCTTATGGTGGAAGGGGCATCCTTGGACCAGCAAAAGGAGTACCGGGTTCTGTCCAACCTGGTGGTCTTGATCATATATGGCGTGGACTTATTGCTAAAGGAGGAACGCCTGTTTGTCGTGCTAGATGCGTGCCTGTTGGGAAAGGGATCGGGACAGAGCT TCCTGAAGTTGTTGATTGCTCAGCTAGAACGGGATTGGACACACTTGAAAAACACTATGCTGAAGCTATTGATTTTGAGATTGTTTTCTTTCTGCCTGATAGTGAAGAGGATTTTGCTTCATACACTGAATTCCTACGCTACCTTGGTGCAAAATATCGTGCCGGTGTTGCCAAGTTTATTGATGGTACAACTTTATTCTTGGTACCTCCTTCTGATTTCCTGACAAAAGTTTTGAAAGTCACTGGACCTGAACGTCTATATGGCGTTGTTCTCAAGTTTGCACCAGTACCAAGTGGTGCCCCCGTGCACCAACCACCGCATTTGCCTGCACCGTCAAATCAATATATGCAACAGAGGCCTCCTTCACAGGCTGAATATGATATGAATCCTGCAAAGGAGGAACAAGTTTTGCCCATGGATTACAACAGAATGTTGCATGAGGATTCTAAGCTTCCTGCTAAACAAGTATATCCACCTACAGGTGGGCCTCCTTCAGTTCAGGCTGCAGCTCCGGATTATGCTCCAAACACTGCTGCTTCTGGGTCTCAATCTAGAGTTGCACTGACTCCTGAGCTTATTGCGACTTTAGCTACTTTTCTTCCTACGAATGCACAATCATCTGCTACTGATGGTGCCATGTCAGCTGTAGGCTCCTCAACTGCGAAGCCTCCATTCCCTCATGTGGCACCTAATGATGCGAACCAATCTCAATTATGGAAACAGGATCATCAAATTGCAGATCAATCCATTCATCCACCTCAGCAGTTTAGGAATATGTATAACAGTCATAATGCTCATTATCAACCTTATCCGCCAGCATCAGCTCCTGGTCACACAGCTCAAGTCTTTTCTGGCAGTTCTCATATTCAAGACAATGCTGTTAGCCAGCAACAGCAAGGAGTTGTTTCATCCAGACACATGTCTAATTTTGTGACACCTAATCAAAGTGGACAGGTAGCTGCATCCTCCCATTTCAGTCATCAGTATCAGGCGGATGTTCCCCCCAATACTCAGAAAGGCTATGGTGTGGTGCCGGGAAGTGATTCCTCTGTTTTATACAATTCTCAGGCTTTTCAGCAACCTAATAGTAACTCCCAGCTTTTCCAGCAACCCAATAATTCTATTGCCTTATCTAGTCAAGTTAACAGTGCTAATCCTCAGCATCAACCTGCCATGCAATATGCTGCAGACCAAATAAACTCAAACCCTCACATTCAGCAGAATCCTGCCTTTGGAGCTGCTCAAGGCACCCCAGAATTAGACTCTGATAAGAACCAGAGATACCAGTCAACATTACAATTTGCTGCCAATCTTCTACTCCAAatacagcagcagcagcagcagcaaacACAAGGAGGACATCAACAATGA